One window of the Methylocystis parvus OBBP genome contains the following:
- a CDS encoding DUF2147 domain-containing protein: MRRLSVYDPLARGLARLALPIAALALLAAPVAVGAPDPNDPRGVWLRPEGGEQFSFYDCGALLCAKLISVKKEGDEKAVGTVILRGAAKSGPNEWKGKLYNAQDGKTYDGFITIKSANELRLKGCLWGFLCSGETWTRVAAAKSQNAASAPAQGKESARAE; encoded by the coding sequence ATGAGACGTCTTTCTGTGTACGATCCCCTCGCGCGCGGCCTTGCGCGCCTGGCGCTTCCCATCGCCGCCCTTGCGCTGCTCGCCGCGCCCGTCGCCGTCGGCGCGCCCGACCCCAACGATCCGCGCGGCGTCTGGCTCCGGCCGGAAGGCGGAGAGCAGTTCAGCTTCTATGACTGCGGCGCCCTTCTCTGCGCCAAGCTCATTTCCGTGAAGAAGGAGGGAGACGAGAAGGCCGTCGGCACGGTCATCCTCCGCGGCGCCGCCAAGAGCGGCCCCAACGAATGGAAGGGCAAGCTCTACAATGCTCAGGACGGCAAGACCTATGACGGTTTCATCACCATCAAATCGGCGAATGAGCTGCGGTTGAAGGGATGCCTGTGGGGCTTCCTGTGCAGCGGCGAAACCTGGACGCGCGTCGCTGCGGCGAAATCTCAGAACGCCGCCTCCGCGCCCGCGCAAGGTAAGGAGTCCGCGCGCGCCGAGTAG
- a CDS encoding cation:proton antiporter — translation MGENPLHLESYREALVFLATAGVVVPLFHRLRVSPVLGFLLAGAALGPHGLGRLAEPGNIVSFFTIADVEGVSQLAEFGLVFLLFMIGLELSWERLVRLRRLVFGLGLAQVVISTTALALVGHYWFGVDAAPSILMGAALAMSSTAVVMPVLSEGRRLNKAPGRVAFSVLLLQDLMVAPALFFVSFMATAKDGFSALQAASAFLPAFAALAGLIFFGRLLLRPLFRLVASAQLTELFMAACLLVVVGEALITAAAGLSMGLGAFVAGLLLAETEFRREIEVTIEPFKGLLLGLFFVSVGAGLDIGAVVADPAPVILHAVGLTALKAAIIFPLALLFRIDWRTAAEAALLLAPGGEFAFALLTSAMLAGVLPGHFGNDAMMVVTLSIFFIPFLGRLGARLAQPAERDDDEARYAHLAPESAIAEGRVVIVGFGRIGSLVGEMLSRHNVPFVAVENVVSLVAEGREKGVEIYWGNAARREFLLKCGLEQARALVVTIENAPAVEEIVRLAHEIRGDLVIVARARDARHATTLYSLGASDAIPETIEASLQLAETVLVDVGVPMGYVIASIHEKRDEFRKILQPTGEEARARQTERRNQIKREQARRRISGPAKEAEGEA, via the coding sequence TTGGGCGAGAATCCGTTACATCTGGAATCCTATCGGGAGGCGCTGGTCTTTCTGGCGACCGCCGGCGTCGTGGTCCCGCTCTTCCATCGCTTGCGCGTCAGCCCGGTTCTTGGATTTCTCCTCGCCGGCGCGGCGCTCGGGCCGCATGGGCTCGGGCGTCTGGCCGAGCCGGGGAACATTGTCTCCTTCTTCACCATCGCCGACGTCGAGGGCGTTTCCCAGCTCGCGGAATTCGGGCTTGTCTTCCTCCTTTTCATGATCGGGCTCGAGCTTTCCTGGGAGCGGCTTGTGCGGTTGCGGCGTCTGGTCTTCGGGCTCGGACTCGCCCAGGTCGTCATCTCGACGACGGCGCTCGCCCTTGTCGGCCACTATTGGTTCGGCGTCGACGCGGCTCCTTCGATCCTGATGGGCGCGGCGCTGGCCATGTCCTCGACGGCCGTCGTCATGCCCGTGCTCTCGGAGGGGCGGCGCCTCAACAAGGCGCCGGGCCGCGTCGCCTTCTCGGTCCTGCTGCTGCAAGATCTCATGGTCGCGCCGGCGCTCTTCTTCGTCTCCTTCATGGCGACGGCCAAGGACGGCTTCAGCGCGCTTCAGGCGGCTTCCGCCTTTCTGCCTGCTTTCGCCGCGCTGGCGGGGCTCATCTTCTTCGGCCGGCTGCTGCTGCGGCCGCTCTTTCGCCTCGTCGCCTCGGCGCAGCTCACCGAACTCTTCATGGCCGCTTGCCTGCTCGTCGTGGTAGGCGAGGCGCTCATTACGGCGGCGGCCGGGCTCTCCATGGGCCTCGGCGCCTTCGTCGCAGGCCTGCTGCTCGCGGAAACCGAGTTCCGGCGCGAGATCGAGGTCACGATCGAGCCCTTCAAGGGGCTCCTCCTCGGCCTGTTCTTCGTCTCCGTCGGCGCGGGGCTCGACATCGGCGCCGTCGTCGCCGATCCGGCGCCGGTGATTTTGCACGCGGTCGGCCTGACCGCCCTCAAGGCCGCGATCATTTTCCCGCTTGCGCTGCTGTTTCGCATCGACTGGCGGACCGCGGCGGAGGCTGCGCTCCTGCTTGCCCCCGGCGGCGAGTTCGCCTTCGCCCTTCTCACCTCCGCCATGCTGGCCGGCGTGCTGCCGGGCCATTTCGGCAACGACGCCATGATGGTGGTGACGCTGTCGATCTTCTTCATTCCTTTCCTGGGCCGCCTCGGCGCGCGCCTTGCGCAGCCTGCGGAACGCGACGACGACGAGGCGCGATACGCACATCTCGCGCCCGAAAGCGCCATCGCCGAGGGCCGCGTGGTCATTGTCGGCTTTGGCCGCATCGGCAGCCTCGTGGGCGAGATGCTTTCCCGGCACAACGTGCCCTTCGTCGCCGTGGAGAATGTCGTTTCCCTCGTCGCCGAAGGCCGTGAGAAGGGCGTCGAAATCTATTGGGGCAACGCGGCGCGGCGGGAGTTTCTGCTCAAATGCGGCCTGGAGCAGGCGCGCGCGCTCGTCGTCACGATCGAAAACGCCCCCGCCGTCGAGGAGATCGTGCGTCTCGCACATGAAATTCGCGGCGATCTCGTCATCGTCGCCCGCGCCCGCGACGCGCGGCACGCCACGACGCTTTACAGCCTCGGCGCCAGCGACGCCATTCCGGAGACGATCGAGGCGAGCCTGCAACTCGCCGAAACCGTGCTCGTCGACGTCGGCGTCCCTATGGGATACGTCATCGCCTCCATTCACGAAAAGCGCGACGAATTCCGCAAGATATTGCAGCCCACGGGGGAAGAGGCGCGGGCGCGGCAGACCGAGCGGCGCAACCAGATCAAGCGGGAGCAGGCGCGCCGCCGCATCTCCGGCCCCGCCAAGGAGGCGGAGGGGGAGGCTTAG
- a CDS encoding S24 family peptidase has protein sequence MTDILSHAQIWAAIDALGERYGLTPSGLARKAGLDPTTFNRSKRETSEGRQRWPSTESIAKVLQATGASLDEFMALVSANSAATRRHTRPLIGLAQAGEGGFFDDAGFAVGAGWDEIEVLSDADEHSYALEISGDSMSPLYRDGDIVIVSPAAPIRRGDRVVVKTASGEIMAKELKRQTARFIELRSINPAFPDRVVPREDVSWMARILWASQ, from the coding sequence ATGACCGACATCCTCTCTCACGCGCAAATCTGGGCGGCGATCGACGCGCTGGGCGAGCGCTACGGCCTCACGCCCTCCGGCCTGGCGCGCAAAGCGGGCCTCGACCCCACCACCTTCAACCGCTCCAAGCGCGAGACGTCGGAAGGGCGCCAGCGCTGGCCCTCGACCGAGTCGATCGCCAAAGTGCTGCAGGCCACGGGGGCGAGCCTCGACGAATTCATGGCGCTCGTCTCCGCCAATAGCGCGGCGACGCGGCGCCATACGCGGCCGCTGATCGGACTCGCTCAGGCGGGAGAGGGCGGGTTCTTCGACGACGCCGGCTTCGCGGTCGGCGCCGGCTGGGACGAGATCGAGGTGCTCTCCGACGCCGACGAACATTCCTACGCGCTGGAGATTTCGGGCGACTCGATGTCCCCCCTCTATCGCGACGGCGACATCGTCATCGTCTCGCCGGCCGCGCCGATTCGCCGCGGAGACCGGGTGGTGGTGAAGACGGCTTCCGGCGAGATCATGGCGAAGGAGCTGAAGCGCCAGACGGCCCGCTTCATAGAGCTGCGTTCGATCAATCCCGCCTTTCCCGACCGCGTCGTTCCGCGCGAGGATGTGAGTTGGATGGCGCGGATTTTATGGGCGAGTCAGTGA
- a CDS encoding cytochrome-c peroxidase: MRHSLIASLVALLSFGAGVAHAEDALRDQAKGLFEPIPRTAPALPDNPATPEKLELGKMLYFEPRLSDSRSFACATCHNLSMGGVDGGALSSGNAQLAGREVQTVFNAVFNKSQYWDGRAADLKDQVVNSVMANPKAMLKTRGGPMAINPTELAATKQREIDQLKAIPGYAGAFRKAFPADADPLVYDNIGRAIAVFEATMITPDSAFDRWLTGDDAALDETQKAGLKLFIDKGCASCHNGVNIGGASYAKFGVVANPGPEHLPAEDAGRYVVTKNNADRYVFKVPSLRNVELTAPYFHAGSTFDLKKAVTVMAESQLGAKLAEDETTKIVAFLKTLTGKQPEIVLPILPPRDR; the protein is encoded by the coding sequence ATGCGTCACTCCCTGATCGCCTCTCTTGTCGCTCTCCTGTCTTTCGGCGCCGGCGTCGCCCATGCGGAGGACGCCTTGCGCGATCAGGCGAAGGGTCTCTTCGAACCCATTCCCAGGACGGCCCCCGCCCTGCCCGACAATCCGGCGACGCCCGAAAAGCTCGAACTCGGAAAGATGCTTTATTTCGAGCCGCGCCTCTCGGACAGCCGCAGCTTCGCCTGCGCCACCTGCCATAATCTCAGCATGGGCGGCGTCGACGGCGGCGCGCTGTCGAGCGGGAACGCGCAGCTCGCCGGCCGCGAAGTGCAGACCGTCTTCAACGCGGTCTTCAACAAGTCGCAATATTGGGATGGCCGCGCGGCCGATCTGAAGGATCAGGTCGTGAATTCCGTCATGGCCAATCCGAAGGCGATGTTGAAGACGCGCGGCGGCCCCATGGCCATCAACCCCACGGAGCTCGCCGCCACGAAACAGCGCGAGATCGACCAGCTCAAAGCGATCCCCGGCTATGCGGGCGCCTTTAGGAAGGCTTTCCCCGCCGACGCCGATCCGCTCGTCTACGACAATATCGGCCGCGCCATCGCCGTCTTCGAAGCGACGATGATCACGCCCGACTCCGCCTTCGACCGTTGGCTGACCGGCGACGACGCCGCGCTCGACGAGACGCAGAAGGCGGGCCTCAAGCTCTTCATCGACAAGGGCTGCGCGAGCTGCCACAACGGCGTGAATATCGGCGGCGCGAGCTACGCGAAATTCGGCGTCGTCGCAAATCCCGGCCCCGAGCATCTGCCCGCCGAGGACGCCGGCCGTTACGTGGTGACGAAGAACAACGCCGATCGCTACGTCTTCAAGGTCCCGTCCCTGCGCAATGTCGAGCTGACCGCGCCCTATTTCCACGCCGGCTCGACCTTCGACCTCAAAAAGGCGGTGACGGTGATGGCGGAGTCGCAGCTCGGCGCGAAGCTCGCCGAAGACGAGACGACGAAGATCGTCGCCTTCCTCAAGACGCTGACCGGCAAGCAGCCGGAGATCGTGCTGCCGATCCTGCCGCCGCGCGATCGCTAA
- the gcvT gene encoding glycine cleavage system aminomethyltransferase GcvT: protein MTAESNPESAPLAHLPLDALHRSLGARMAPFAGYDMPLQYAAGIVSETLHTRHKAGLFDVSHMGQAIIAGAGAARALESLAPGDLASLPPGRTRYTQLLNETGGVLDDLMATRLPGVEERLLLVVNASRKAADFALIRERLPQFDFIPLNRALIALQGPRAASVLGALLPGAEDLPFLHWRAFEEGVSNVFVSRSGYTGEDGFEISMRADRAEMFVNALLQNEDVAPTGLGARDALRLEAGLPLYGHDLDETTDPVEAGLAWSIGKRRRQDGGFPGFARIGAALRDGPARCRVGFLPQSKAPVREGAMLISESGEVVGHVTSGGFSPTLQRPIAMGYVARAYAANGVTIFTELRGNRIGVEVAPLPFVAHRYFKPHA from the coding sequence GTGACGGCCGAGTCCAACCCTGAAAGCGCGCCGCTCGCGCATCTTCCCCTCGACGCCTTGCATCGCAGCCTCGGCGCGCGCATGGCCCCCTTTGCGGGCTATGACATGCCGCTGCAATACGCCGCCGGCATTGTGTCCGAGACGCTGCACACGCGTCACAAGGCGGGTCTTTTCGACGTGTCGCATATGGGCCAAGCGATTATTGCCGGGGCTGGCGCGGCCCGCGCGCTCGAGAGCCTCGCGCCCGGCGACCTGGCGAGCCTCCCGCCCGGCCGCACGCGCTATACGCAGCTTCTCAACGAGACAGGCGGCGTCCTCGACGATCTGATGGCGACGCGCCTGCCGGGCGTGGAAGAACGCCTGCTGCTCGTCGTCAACGCGTCGCGCAAGGCCGCCGACTTCGCGCTCATTCGCGAACGCCTGCCGCAATTCGACTTCATCCCGTTGAACCGGGCGCTGATCGCCCTCCAGGGGCCGCGCGCGGCCAGCGTCCTCGGCGCTCTGCTCCCCGGCGCCGAGGACCTTCCCTTTCTGCATTGGCGGGCCTTCGAAGAGGGCGTGTCGAACGTCTTCGTCTCGCGCAGCGGCTATACCGGCGAGGACGGTTTTGAAATCTCCATGCGCGCCGACCGCGCGGAGATGTTCGTGAACGCCTTACTGCAAAACGAGGACGTCGCGCCGACCGGACTCGGCGCGCGCGACGCGCTGCGCCTCGAGGCCGGCCTGCCGCTCTATGGGCATGATCTCGATGAAACCACCGACCCGGTCGAAGCGGGTCTGGCATGGTCCATCGGCAAGAGGCGCCGGCAGGATGGCGGCTTCCCGGGCTTCGCCCGCATCGGCGCCGCTCTGCGCGATGGACCGGCGCGTTGTCGCGTCGGCTTCCTGCCGCAATCGAAAGCCCCTGTGCGCGAAGGGGCCATGCTCATTTCCGAGAGCGGCGAAGTCGTCGGCCATGTCACATCGGGCGGCTTCTCGCCGACGCTGCAGCGGCCGATCGCAATGGGCTATGTCGCGCGCGCCTACGCCGCGAACGGCGTCACGATCTTCACGGAGCTGCGCGGCAATCGCATCGGCGTCGAGGTCGCGCCGCTGCCCTTCGTCGCGCATCGCTACTTCAAACCGCATGCTTGA
- the gcvH gene encoding glycine cleavage system protein GcvH — translation MSGPRFTKDHEYLRLDGDIATIGISDYAQAQLGDIVFIDLPKVGKKVTKGSELAVIESVKAASEVYAPVSGEVVEVNAELGEKPALVNDDPLAGGWLVKLRVEAESEIETLMDEAAYAGFVKTL, via the coding sequence ATGAGCGGCCCGCGCTTCACCAAGGATCACGAATATCTCCGGTTGGACGGCGACATCGCGACCATCGGCATCAGCGATTATGCGCAGGCGCAACTCGGCGACATCGTCTTTATCGACCTGCCCAAGGTCGGCAAGAAAGTGACCAAGGGCTCGGAACTCGCGGTCATCGAAAGCGTGAAGGCGGCGAGCGAGGTCTATGCGCCCGTCTCGGGCGAAGTCGTCGAGGTGAACGCGGAGCTCGGCGAAAAGCCCGCGCTCGTCAATGACGATCCCCTGGCGGGCGGCTGGCTGGTGAAGCTGCGCGTCGAGGCTGAGAGCGAGATCGAAACGCTGATGGATGAAGCCGCCTATGCCGGCTTCGTGAAGACCTTGTAG
- the gcvPA gene encoding aminomethyl-transferring glycine dehydrogenase subunit GcvPA, with amino-acid sequence MRYHPLSETDRRDMLATIGVANVEALYADAPASTVLEEPLDLPRHKSEVEVERILSRLSARNMSAGRVPFFLGAGAYKHHVPASVDHLIQRSEFLTSYTPYQPEISQGTLQYLFEFQTQVALLTGMDVANASMYDGSTATAEAVLMAHRLTRRRKALLSGGLHPHYAEVVRTVSRLAEDDVVRMPPDILGAEDLIGKIDDSLSCVVVQTPDFFGNLRGLAAIGEACRKHGALLIAVFTEAVSLGLLASPGAMGADIVVGEGQSIGNALNFGGPYVGLFATRHDYVRQMPGRLAGESVDADGRRSYVLTLSTREQHIRRDKATSNICTNSGLCALAFTIHMTLLGEAGLRKLAKLNHANAVALAGMLEKLPKVDVLNKSFFNEFTVRVNGDAASLVEKMAAKGVLAGVPVSRLLPNAGLDDLLLVASTEINTHEDRAAFVAALEETL; translated from the coding sequence ATGCGCTATCATCCCTTGTCCGAGACCGACAGGCGCGACATGCTCGCGACGATCGGCGTCGCGAATGTCGAAGCGCTCTACGCCGACGCGCCGGCGTCGACTGTTCTCGAAGAGCCGCTCGATCTGCCGCGCCACAAATCCGAAGTCGAGGTCGAGCGCATCCTCTCCCGCCTCTCGGCGCGCAACATGTCCGCGGGGCGCGTTCCCTTCTTCCTCGGCGCCGGCGCCTATAAGCATCATGTGCCGGCGAGCGTGGATCATTTGATCCAGCGCTCGGAATTCCTCACGAGCTACACGCCCTATCAGCCGGAGATTTCGCAGGGCACGCTGCAATATCTCTTCGAGTTCCAGACGCAGGTCGCTCTGCTGACCGGCATGGATGTCGCCAACGCCTCCATGTATGACGGCTCGACGGCGACCGCCGAAGCCGTGCTGATGGCGCATCGCTTGACCAGGCGGCGCAAGGCTCTGCTCTCGGGCGGGCTGCATCCGCATTACGCGGAGGTCGTGCGGACGGTTTCGCGCCTCGCGGAAGACGACGTCGTGCGTATGCCGCCCGACATTCTCGGCGCGGAAGATCTGATCGGGAAGATTGACGACAGCCTCTCCTGCGTCGTCGTTCAGACGCCGGACTTTTTCGGCAATCTGCGCGGCCTCGCCGCGATTGGGGAAGCCTGCCGCAAGCACGGCGCCTTGCTCATCGCCGTCTTTACCGAAGCCGTCTCGCTCGGCCTGCTCGCGTCGCCCGGCGCCATGGGCGCGGATATTGTCGTCGGCGAAGGCCAGTCCATCGGCAATGCGCTGAATTTCGGCGGTCCCTATGTCGGCCTCTTCGCCACGCGGCACGATTATGTGCGCCAGATGCCGGGCCGGCTCGCGGGCGAGAGCGTCGACGCCGACGGGCGGCGATCCTATGTGCTGACGCTTTCGACTCGCGAGCAGCACATTCGCCGCGACAAGGCGACCTCGAACATCTGCACGAATTCCGGGCTCTGCGCGCTGGCCTTCACCATTCACATGACGCTGCTCGGCGAGGCGGGGCTGAGGAAGCTTGCGAAGCTCAATCACGCCAACGCCGTGGCGCTCGCCGGGATGCTGGAAAAGCTCCCCAAGGTCGATGTGCTCAACAAGAGCTTCTTCAACGAATTCACCGTCCGCGTGAATGGCGACGCGGCGTCTCTCGTCGAGAAGATGGCGGCGAAGGGCGTATTGGCGGGCGTTCCCGTTTCGCGCCTTTTGCCGAACGCCGGCCTCGACGATCTGCTTCTCGTGGCCAGCACCGAAATCAATACGCATGAAGATCGCGCGGCTTTCGTCGCCGCGCTCGAGGAAACGCTCTGA
- the gcvPB gene encoding aminomethyl-transferring glycine dehydrogenase subunit GcvPB, with the protein MLDRPAHIGETPDTFTGNRALDQEEPLLFEIGRPDATGVDLEDAPDVAPRLGGLERKEAIGLPGLTEPETMRHYVRLSRKNYSIDAGLYPLGSCTMKHNPRLNEKMARLEGFADIHPLQPQSTAQGALELLETLAHWLMTLTGMRAVALSPKAGAHGELCGMMAIKSAIVAKGEGATRNVVLIPQSAHGTNPATAALLGFSVRVVPAAEDGTVRAQAVREALGPDVAAIMLTNPNTCGLFEREIVEIAEAVHDAGAYFYCDGANFNAIAGVARPGDFGVDAMHINLHKTFSTPHGGGGPGAGPVVLSERLAPFAPIPFLRREGEKIELVEHASGTQSFGRMTAFHGQMGMFVRALAYMLAHGGDGVTQASKDAVLSANYVRASLRDVMTQPFGDRPCMHEVLFDDAWLKGTGVTTLDFAKAMIDEGYHPMTMYFPLVAHGAMLIEPTESESKASLDLFVATLRSLAKSAKDGDAQRFAQAPRYAPRRRVDETLAARKPVLRWRAA; encoded by the coding sequence ATGCTCGACCGTCCCGCCCATATCGGAGAAACGCCCGACACCTTCACCGGCAATCGCGCGCTCGATCAGGAAGAGCCCTTGCTCTTCGAGATCGGCCGTCCGGACGCGACCGGGGTCGATCTGGAAGACGCGCCGGACGTCGCGCCGCGCCTCGGCGGGCTCGAACGTAAGGAAGCGATCGGCCTTCCCGGGCTCACCGAGCCCGAGACGATGCGCCATTACGTGCGGCTCTCGCGCAAGAATTATTCGATCGACGCCGGACTCTACCCGCTCGGCTCCTGCACGATGAAGCACAATCCGCGTCTGAATGAGAAAATGGCGCGGCTCGAAGGCTTTGCGGACATTCATCCGCTACAGCCGCAATCGACCGCGCAGGGCGCGCTCGAATTATTGGAGACGCTGGCGCACTGGCTGATGACGCTCACCGGCATGCGGGCCGTCGCGCTTTCGCCCAAGGCCGGCGCCCATGGCGAGCTCTGCGGCATGATGGCGATCAAATCCGCCATCGTCGCGAAGGGAGAAGGCGCGACGCGCAATGTCGTGCTCATTCCGCAATCGGCGCATGGCACCAATCCGGCGACCGCGGCGCTGCTCGGCTTTTCCGTGCGCGTCGTGCCGGCCGCGGAAGACGGAACCGTGCGCGCGCAAGCGGTGCGGGAGGCGCTCGGTCCCGACGTCGCCGCGATCATGCTGACCAACCCGAACACTTGCGGGCTCTTCGAACGCGAAATCGTCGAGATCGCCGAAGCGGTGCATGACGCCGGCGCATATTTCTACTGCGACGGCGCCAATTTCAACGCCATCGCCGGCGTCGCGCGGCCAGGCGATTTCGGCGTCGACGCCATGCATATCAATCTGCACAAGACCTTCTCGACGCCGCATGGCGGCGGCGGACCGGGCGCCGGGCCGGTCGTTCTGTCCGAACGCCTCGCGCCCTTCGCGCCGATTCCCTTCCTTCGCCGCGAAGGCGAGAAGATCGAACTTGTGGAGCATGCGTCGGGAACGCAAAGCTTCGGCCGTATGACGGCCTTTCACGGCCAGATGGGCATGTTCGTACGCGCGCTCGCTTATATGCTGGCCCATGGCGGCGACGGCGTGACGCAGGCGTCGAAGGACGCCGTTCTCTCGGCGAATTATGTGCGCGCGTCATTGCGCGACGTGATGACCCAGCCTTTCGGCGACAGGCCCTGCATGCATGAGGTCCTCTTCGACGACGCCTGGCTGAAAGGGACGGGCGTGACCACGCTCGACTTCGCCAAAGCGATGATCGACGAGGGCTACCATCCGATGACCATGTATTTCCCGCTCGTCGCGCATGGCGCCATGCTGATCGAGCCGACGGAATCGGAATCGAAGGCTTCGCTCGATCTTTTTGTCGCCACGCTGCGCAGTCTCGCGAAAAGCGCAAAGGACGGCGACGCGCAGCGCTTCGCGCAAGCGCCCCGTTACGCGCCGCGCCGACGGGTGGACGAGACGCTGGCGGCGCGCAAGCCCGTGCTGCGGTGGCGCGCGGCGTAG
- the msrA gene encoding peptide-methionine (S)-S-oxide reductase MsrA: protein MKRLLFTFAALAFLASPLAAQERAVSLPPPVYDPAPASDSPQKLVLAGGCFWGVQGVFQHVKGVSRAVSGYAGGSEKTARYNMVSQSDTGHAESVEITYDPKTVSLGKLLQVYFSVAHDPTQLNRQGPDEGTQYRSAIFISGSEQEKVARDYIAQLSSAAAFASPIVTTLEPLSRFYPAEAYHQDYLVQHPRAPYIIYNDLPKIGNLKKLFPDLYREAPALTN from the coding sequence ATGAAACGCTTACTTTTTACCTTCGCCGCGCTTGCCTTCCTCGCCTCGCCGCTCGCGGCGCAAGAGCGCGCCGTGAGCCTGCCGCCGCCTGTCTACGATCCAGCGCCGGCGTCCGACAGCCCGCAAAAGCTCGTCCTCGCCGGCGGCTGCTTCTGGGGCGTGCAGGGCGTCTTTCAGCATGTGAAGGGCGTATCGCGCGCCGTCTCCGGCTATGCCGGGGGTTCGGAGAAGACCGCGCGTTACAACATGGTCTCGCAAAGCGATACGGGCCATGCCGAGTCGGTCGAGATTACCTATGACCCCAAGACGGTGAGCCTCGGCAAATTGCTGCAGGTTTACTTCTCCGTCGCGCATGATCCGACGCAGTTGAACCGGCAGGGGCCGGACGAAGGAACGCAATATCGCTCGGCGATTTTCATCTCCGGCTCCGAGCAGGAAAAGGTCGCGCGCGACTATATCGCGCAGCTCTCATCGGCGGCGGCCTTCGCGAGCCCCATCGTGACGACGCTCGAGCCGCTTTCCCGCTTCTATCCGGCGGAAGCCTACCATCAGGACTATCTCGTCCAGCATCCGCGCGCGCCTTATATTATTTACAACGACCTGCCGAAGATCGGAAATCTGAAGAAGCTCTTCCCCGATCTCTATCGTGAAGCGCCTGCGCTGACGAATTGA
- the msrB gene encoding peptide-methionine (R)-S-oxide reductase MsrB, which yields MLTSTIAFALVPKNVPAAETVDIEAFDASGKSLGVSRATKVVKTDAEWRAQLSPLAYDVTRHEGTERAFTGPYWDAHEDGLFRCVCCDTALFDSKTKYDSGTGWPSFFAPVSKINVVESADDSFGMRRVAVSCKRCDAHLGHVFTDGPKPTGLRYCMNGVALRFVARGQA from the coding sequence TTGTTGACCAGCACAATCGCTTTCGCTCTCGTCCCGAAGAACGTCCCCGCCGCCGAGACGGTCGACATCGAAGCTTTCGACGCCTCCGGCAAAAGCCTCGGCGTCTCGCGGGCCACGAAGGTCGTCAAGACCGACGCCGAATGGCGCGCGCAGCTCTCCCCCCTGGCTTACGACGTCACGCGACATGAAGGCACGGAGCGCGCCTTCACCGGTCCCTATTGGGATGCGCATGAGGATGGGCTTTTCCGCTGCGTCTGCTGCGACACGGCGCTTTTCGACTCGAAGACGAAATATGATTCCGGCACGGGCTGGCCAAGCTTCTTCGCGCCGGTCTCCAAGATCAATGTCGTCGAGAGCGCGGACGATTCCTTCGGCATGCGCCGAGTCGCCGTCTCCTGCAAACGCTGCGACGCGCATCTCGGCCATGTCTTCACCGACGGGCCGAAGCCGACGGGGCTGCGCTATTGCATGAATGGCGTCGCGCTGCGCTTCGTCGCGCGCGGACAGGCCTGA